The genomic interval CTAAACTTTCCTCGGCATAGGGTACCAAATGGAATAGCTAAAGCCAGCGAGAGTCCatttggtgggatttgatgggAGGCTGTATATTCAGAAGTGATCGTTCAACTTCCGCTAACTGTGGGAAAAGGTTCTCGAACCTCCCAGGTCATGCTAGATATCCTGGTAGCAGATGTACTTGCGGCCTATAATACGATCCTCGACAGATCGGGCCTTAACGCCCTTCAGGCTATTCCTagcacatatcatatgatgatgaagtttcctaCGGTCAACGAGATAGGCGAGGTATGAGGAGATTTGCGCTCAGCCCGTGAATGTTATATGGCCTCTATAGGCATAGCAAGGGATTCCCGAGGAAAAAAGGGAGAGGATCCCCGAATGAGGTCAGTTTTCTGCTGGAAGGGTCGAAGGATTTGAAGACAGCAGAGCCGGTAGACAAATTGGAGGAAGTACCCCTGAAGGAGGATTGCCCAAATCATTGTATAAGGATGAGTACAGAGTTAAAAGACCCGTTGAGGGGTCGGATATTGGCACTCCTTCGATAGTATGCAGACATTTTCGCATAGACTGCTCAGGACATGTCGGGAGTAGATCCGGAAGTTATAATGCACAAGTTAGGAATACGACTAGGTTTCCGACCTGTTAAACAGAAGAAGTGGAGCTTCGCCCTTGATAGAGCACGAGCAATTGAGGTAGAAGTGGCAAAGTTAACAGAGGCACAATATATTCAAGAAGTTGATTATCCGGAGTGGTTGGCGAATGTCGTGTTGGTGCCCAAAGGGGAGAGCAAGTGGATGCTTTGCATTGACTTCACTGACCTTAATAAAGCCTGCCCGAAGGATAGCTACCCCCTTCCGAGAATAGATGCCTTAATCGATGGAACTGCCGGTTGTTTGCTTATGAGTTTCTTGGATGCCTTTCAGGGGTATCACTAGATTCCTTTGCACccggaggatcaggagaagacggGATTCATCACCAATCAGGTAACTTACTGTTACACAGTGATGCCCTTTGGTTTAAAGAATGCATGAGCTATTTACCAGCGCTTGGTGAATAAGCTTTTTCAACACCAGCTCGGGCGGAATATGGAAGCTTATGTAAATGATATGCTGGTGAAAAGCCTTGTTGCTGAGCATTATCCAGAAGATTTGGATGagtgcttcaaaacccttcgtaagtttcatataaaacttaatcctgtcaaatgtgcttttggcATCTCTGTAGGAAAGTTCTTGGGTTACATAATGCACCACCGAGGGATTGAGATAAACCCAGAGAAGGTTAAAGCCATTATGGACATGCCAGCCCCAAGGAATGTCAAGGAAGTACAAAGCCTTACGGGAAGAATGACAGCCTTGGGGAGATTCTTCTCTTGCTTGGCAGAAAAAGGCCTTCCCTTCTATAAGGTCCTATCAAAAGCAAAGAATTTTGTATGAAATGCTAAATGTCAGGAAGCTTTTGACAAGCTGAAGGAGCATCTGGCCACACCTTCGATTCTCACGAAGCCACTGCCAGAAGAACCATTGTACATCTATTTGGCGATAGTTGAGGAAACCGTGAGTTCGGTGCTAATTCGTGAAGAAGATAAGAGGCAGAGGCTCGTTTACTATGGTAGTAAGCAGTTGACAGGGGCGGAGGTTCAGTACCCTCCCATGGAGAAGCTAGCTTTTGCCTTGATAATCTCGGCAAGAAAACTTCagccctattttcaagctcatacgattatTGTGCTTACTAACCAACCTTTGAGGTAGGTTCTTAGCAAGCATGAGCTCTTTGGAAGGATGTTGAAATGGGCAATGGAGCCTACAACTTTTGATATTGAGTACAAGCCTCGGCTGGCTATCAAGGCTCAGGCATTGGCAAACTTCATTGCAGAAGGGATAGGGTCCTCAAAAGCTTCAAAGAAGGATTAAAAGCCATGGATATTGGCTATAGATAGGAGCTTAACCTCGGGAGGCAATGGAGCAAGCTTGATGATCAAAAGTCCCGATGGGCAGGCATGGCCTTGTGCTTTGCATTTTGAGTTCCAGACATCTAACAATGAGGCAGAATATAAGGCTCTGTTGGCGGGATTGAGATTAGCCGAACAGTTGGGAGCTCGTCGAGTCCAGGTGAGTTCGGACTCTAACTTGGTAGTGCAGGAAGTAAATGGGGAATATGAGGCTCGAGAAGCCCACATGGTAAGATACCTAGCCTTGGTCAGAGACTTAATCGCACGTTTGCAGTATGTAAAGGTGGAGTATGTCCCTCGGGCCATGAATATAGAGGCGGATCTATTGTCTCGAattgtctctttcttttttcctacAAGCTCTTGAGAAATTCGAATTGAGTCCCTACCACAGAAGAGTATCGAAAAAGTCAATGATCAATTATCCATAGATGACGAGCCTAGCTGGATGGATCCTTTGTTGTTATACTTGAGAGAGGAGAAACTCCCCAAGGATGATTCAGAGGCTCGAGAAGTTAGAAGGAAGTCGCGAAGCTTTGTGTTGGTTAATGGGGAGCTTTATAGGAGATCATTCTCACAGGCGTTGCTCAAGTGCATCAGACCTCACGAAGCAGACTACATCCTGAGGGAAATTCATGAAGGCATATGCGGAAGTCATACTGGAGCTCGAACCCTTAGCCAAAAACCTCTTCAGCAGAGATACTATTAGCCAACGATGGTAAAGGACTTAGAGCAGCTAGTCAGGACCTGTGACAGATGCTAACGAACCTCCAACTTGGTTCATGTACCGGCTGTCACCTTAGCTCATCTGGCTACACCTTGCCCCTTTGCTCAATGGGGAATCGATATTTTAGGGCATTTTCCTCCAGCAGCTGGGCAGGTTAAGTATATCATAGCTGCCATTGACTATTTTACAAAGTGGGTTGAAGCCGAACCGGTTGCTTCTATCACCGCTCGGCATGTCAAGCAATTCTTGTGGAAAAATATGGTCTATCGGTTTGGGATGTCTCGAGTACTAATATCTGATAACGACACTCGGATTATTAATCGATCTGTCCAggaatggtgccaggagttAGGGATAAGGGAACAGTTCACTTCGGTAGCCCATCCACAGGCCAACGGACAAATTGAACTCGCTAACAAAACCTTGCTGCATGGTTTAAAAGTGCGAGTGGACAAGGTAGACGGCAGCTGGGTGGAAGAATTACCAAAAATCCTATGGTCTTACCAGACCACTATGAAGGCATCCACGGGAGAAACCCCTTTCAGCTTGTGTTACGGGTCGGAAGCATTAATCCCAATTGAAATAGGAGTACCTACGCTAAGGGTTGAGCTTTTCAATCCAGAATCCAATGAGCAGAGTCTAAGGGATAACTTagatctccttgatgaacttTGTGATCAAGTAAAGATTCGGCAAGCTGCCTACAATCAACGTATAGAAAGATACTACAATCGAAGAGTAAAGGCACAGAATTTTCTTCCTGGAGATTGGGTATTATGGTGAGCAAATGTTCGAGGGGCCCGAGAAGTGAATAAGCTTACACTGAATTGGGAAGGTCCATTCAAGGTAGTGAAAGTTCTCATCTCTGGTGCTTACAAACTCCAGACCCCCGAGGGCGCACCAGTTAAAAATGCTTGGAATGTGCAGAATTTAAGGAAATTCTATCAgtaatgttttctttattatgattttcatgTATTACTctaaaataaacattttctttctctctcctatcAGTAAAGGCTCTTCGTCTCAAAAAACCTAGGGGACTACACCTGACCAAAAATAAGCCTAACTTTGGGAAGGCCTTAAACTCGCGACAAAATtaaaaggatcagatgtgatcctcgaggggcccgaaccctcgacaaaaataaagggatcggatgtgatcctcggggggcccgaaccctcgacaaaaataaaaggattagATGTGATCCTCAGGGGGCGCAAACCCtcgacaaaaataaaaaggatcagatgtgatcctcggaaGGCTCgagccatcaacaaaattaaaaggatCAGACCAGATCCTTAAGAGATTTAAAGGTCCTCGGCAAAGACAgagggatcagatatgatcctcggggggcccaaCCCTTGGTAAGAGCAAACTAAGGGGTTTATAATCCTCGATGAGAAATAGGGGAAATTAAATTAGCAAGGAaacatttcaagaaaatttccaAAAGTCAGGCAAAAGaaggttaaaattttattgCAGCAACAAGTTTGTATAACAACAAGTTTGAATACAAAGATATATACTCTAAAGAGGATAAGGCGGCGGTAATGTCGAAGGGGATGGAGTCCACGTCCAGGTTTGAGGAGCGCTCATTGGTAAGCTTCTTCATATGCTCAAACCCTCCCTAAAGGACTCCTTCCAATTCCGCAGCATAAGCTTCAAAGCTTCGAAAATCCTCGCAGCAGTTCTGAAAGGCCACGTGGGCATCCTTAAGTGCGAATTGGAGTTGGGTATGAGCAGTGCGAAGGTCATACTTGCATCGAGAATATGACTCCAACACCTCGACTTGTCCCTTCTTGGCCTCCTTTAGCTCTAAAGTGAGCTTCTTTATATTATCTTTGAGCAGGTCATTTGCACTCTTCATAGCGTCTAGTTCCTCTCTGAGTCTAGAGTTAGCTTGATGGGCCTTTAGCATATTTCTCTAAGCTAACTCCAGATCCTCGCGAGCTTGAGTCTCAGCCTTGTTGGCAAGTCTTACTTCTTCTTGCGCTAGCTCGACCGATTTGGTGAGAATATATACGCTATGCTCAAGATCTACTAGTTTTGAAGAAAGCGACTCGAGCCCTCGAAGCCTTTCAACCTCAGACTCTAGAGAGATGATTCGGGTTCGGAACCCTAACTCTCGTTGGGCAATCAAATCTTGAAAACCCGAGAGGTTCTGAAGAACAGGGACAAAATAAGGATTAAGGCTTACCAGGGTGAAAAGAATTCAAAAGGGGAGGATGGAGGCAAGTTACATTGAGAATCTCGGCAGAATAATTTGGTTCGCCGGCAGTGAGAGAGATACGGAAAATAGCCAAAGTTTCAACAGGAGCCTCGGCCTCCTCAGAGGGGGAAGTCGCCTGGGATGAAAGGGGGAGAGAGGTAGGCTCTACTCTTCGCCGCTTCACCCTTCGAGCTATTATCTCTCTTGCCAACAGAGTGTAAGCCCCTTCTAGCGAAATTTCTCCTGTCAGTTCTAGGCGCCCTTCTGGTGCCAGTGGTGTTAAAATCCACTTGAAAATAGAAGGGATAAGAATTCTATGAGGCATCGAGGGGGGCTTCGTACCTGCAAGAGGCCGACCGCCTTGGGCCTGCGCCTTAGCTGCCTCCAGAGCTTGAGAGATGGTCTCAGTGTCCTCACTAGAGGGGCTCTACATGGAGGCGAGGGCTGTGGTAGTGGATTGTTGAATGGGAGAGGGATTTTTCCTATTCCCGAGGGCAGGTGATCCCGTGGAAGGGTCTTTCAAGCACGCCTCAGTGCTGTCTTTGGGAGCCTCTTGAATGGTCTGAGGGTCCCCTTCCGCCATCTTTCTTGATCGAGACGAAGTCgaagattttttgtttttagtgcTCTTCGAGGCCTACTCGGGCGGTGCTGAGGGTCCACGGCTTTGAGAAGGTTTAGGAGCCTTTTCGGAGTTCTTCTTGCTTTTGGAAGGGGCAGAGGGGCCCTTGCTCTCCAGGAAGTCTAAGACCATTCCCTTCGTGATAGGAGAATAAGTTATCTCCCAAATATTTTCAATTGCacgaagaaaaataaagaaggtCAATATCGATGAAGAAAACAAAGGAGATGGAAgaacaaaaaggaaagaaggcGAAAGTTAGCACTCACAATTATCACCATCCAAGCCCGTTTGGTTGAGCATTGGGTTAATAAGCCAATTCTCTTTCCAGTCCCGGCTAAGGCCCATGATCCGAGTAGCTGGTTCTTTGATAGCTTCAATGTTCGAACGTTTGTGTTTGGTATCTAAGGTCCACCCATTGCACACCGACCAGATTTCTTGGGCTGAGTTGGACGTTTTGGGGCGGACGAATTCAAAAGGGGAGGTGGAGGCAAGTTACCTTGAGAATCTCGGCATAATAATTTGGTTCGCTGGCAATGGGAGAGATACGGCAAATAGCCAAAGTTTCAACAGGAGCCTCGGCCGCCTTAGAGGGGGAAGTCGCCTGGGATGAAAGGGGGAGAGAGGTAGGCTCTACTCTTTGCCGCTTCGCCCTTCGAGCTATTATCTCTCCTGCCAACAGAGTGTAAGCCCCCTCTAGCGAAGTTTCTCCTGTCAGTTCTAGGCGCCCTTCTGGTGCCAGTGGTGTTAAAATCCACTTGAAAATAGAAGGGATAGGAATGCTAGAAGGCATCGAGGGGGGCTTTGTACCTGCAAGAGGCCGACCGCCTTAGGCTTGCACCTTAGCTGCCTCTAAAGCTTGAGAAATGGTCTCAGTGTCCTCACTAGAGGGGCTCTACATGGAGGCGAGGGCTGTGGTAATGGATTGTTGAATGGGAGAGGGATTTTTCCTATTCCCGAGGGCAGGTGATCCCGTGGAAGGGTCTTTCAAGCACGCCTCAGTGCTGTCTTTGGGAGCCTCTTGGAAGGTCTGAGGGTCCCCTTCCGCCATCTTTCTTGATCAAGACGAAGTTgaggattttttgtttttagtgcTCTTCGAGGCCTACTCGGGCGGTGCTGAAGGTCCACGGCTTTGAGAAGGTTTAGGAGCCTTCTCGGAGTTCTTCTTGCTTTTGGAAAGGGCAGAGGGGCCCTTGCTCTCCAGGAAGTCTAAGACCATTCCCTTCGTGATAGGAGAATAAGTTATCTCCCAAATATTTTCAATTGCacgaagaaaaataaagaaggtCAATATCGATGAAGAAAACAAAGGAGATGGAAgaacaaaaaggaaagaaggcGAAAGTTAGCACTCACAGTTATCACCATCCAAGCCCGTTTAGCTGAGCATTGGGTTAATGAGCCAATTCTCTTTCCAGTCCTGGCTAGGGCCCATGATCCGAGTAGCTGGTTCTTTGATAGCTTCAATGTTCGAACGTTTGTGTTTGGTATATAAAGTCCACCCATTGCACACCGACCAGACTTCTTGGGCGAAGTTGGACGCTTTGGGGTGGACGAAAACGAAACGCTCCTTCTAGTCATCTGAATCCTTGGACCCTTTAGAAAACATGAGTGAGGTGGCGAGGATATCCGGATCAGGACGCTCCTTAGCCCTAAGAAGGCAGTCTTATTTTACAACTCGTGGTGAAATTGAAATCCAACCACCAGGGTCGCGGTTAGTGgtgaaaaaataatcaaagagcTCTCCCGTGGGTTCCACCTTGGCAGTATGGCATATGACGATGAAGCCCATTAGATATCTCCACCCGAAAGGGGATAGTTGAGCAGGGACGACGGTAAGATGTTGGAGAAGCGACTTAACTTTTCCACGAGGAGGTAGCCGAAAACCCCGGTCAAAGGCGCACTTATAGATACAGAGTCGACCGACGATGGGTTGGCACACTTGGAGATGGGTGTTGAACTCCACCTCCCACTCTTATCCAGAATCGCGTACTTCTCTTGAAATTGTTAACACTCCGTTTCACTCATCCATTGGCAACGAATGAAGGCAGTAGGGTGTTTTTCCTACTCAACGAGCACCCCACTCAACGAGCTCCACGCCAGTCGAGTTAAAACATCCAGAGCCGGTAATCGCCATCACAGAAAGATTGAGGAAGGAGAATGAAGAAAATACGGAGAGAAAAAGAATGCTCGATAGCGCAACAATAGACTAAAGCTGAGGAGAGTCGGAAGAAGGAACGAACAGAAGGGTAAGAAACTCATATTTAAACGGTAGAGGTAGAAAGCCAAAGGGCAAGTAATGATGAGCATTAACAACCCAAAATTGGCTCGGCTCGAAAGACGAAAAGGTTTGGACAACGCCTTGGGAAGAGGTATTGCCATTAAAGCAAATTGATACCCGTGCCCTCCAGACATACATGAGGGAAAATGCATCCCATCTTTTCAAGCCTTGTAGACATCGACCCCCGGGATGAAAGGGAGCTAAGCTTTGGAGATTTCAGCACTCCTAGAGCCATTCAAGCCGAAGCGCTCAAGGAGTgagggggcaagtgatgagggaaatATCCTCTGgtccataattactccaatGCCCTGGGTATGTGACCATTGACAACAATGCCACGTGTCCGTTAAAAGGCACTTCACCGACGTTATCCTGCTTGGGTCTAGGGGGGACACATGGCAGATATGTATCACCACGCTAGTTGGCTTGTGGCTCGTTAAGGAATTCTCCGAGTTCTTCAAGATCAAGCATCCTGCCGAAAATCATGGAGACAAAGAAGCTATCCCGAAGATCATGGAGACACATGGTAACCTAACTTAATCGTCGGAAATAAATCGGGGGAGCGAGTCCTCGTCTCCATTGCAAGTGTTCTGACAGAGACAGAAAATGGTGATCGACCGTTACATTATCAAAATCGAATCAAGAAATTCTCAAACTgcaaattacataatttaaagaTTTTCTTAAACTGCGTCAGACCTCCCCCTCTAAAAACCATGAATGCAGTTGGATTTGGTCGATTTATATGGTTTGTCGATTTTTTTAACACCCCcacttcttccttccttttctacGCTGGATCGGTCCGTCGGCTCTGCCTGTGGACCGGGCCAATACAGGAGCGTCACGTTTCTTGTGACAGAGAACCCCTGCTTTTCTCCTCTCTCTGTGGCCACCGCCTTATTCAATTTCAAGGCCTTTTCACCCAATCTCTCGAAAGTAATAGCATTTCGTTGCAAAAGCACACTTCATGTTCTTTCcatattaatcaaatattattatataaaatactcTTCTTGTTTTGCTAGActagataaaatattaaaaggaAGCAGTTATTTCTTTTAacaaatgatattttgttaaatttgtaaTCACATTAGACAGAGAATTACTATACATACtcgtattaaaataaaaaataataaaaataatcatttaaaatgaaaataatagatATAAAACCAAATCTATCATTTAGGCCTGTTCAATTGGTCCAAATCAAAATcgaaattgacaaaaaaaattgattggacCAAACCAAACCAGTTCAATCACATACAAGAGTGTATGCATTGCtgtatttatttaatcttcCATATgatcgatttttcaaaattttttaattgaagttATTTGGTCTTGGGATCAAATCAAGTTTTCCAATCTCGTTTGGTCTAGTTTTTTGGTTTGAATCGAGGCTTAAATGCCTCTgctataatttatcttttaaatgtcaaaataagtaccaaggaaaaaaaatatagcaaAAATAGTGATTGTGCAAGACAATAAATCTATAAATTAACAATTGGTAAGAACAAGAGTTATAATCAGTGAGATTATAGACAATAAATCTATAAATCAACTTGAGAGTGTTACAAGACACAATCAATgagattatttatatataattctatttctaataattgaaaaaacaaaaagaacaaaagtttCTTCATGTTTAGTCACCGAGGCAATATAGTTGAAACAGTTACCTCATTAACAGAGATTGGGGTCTGAATTGATCCCAAGACAACTCGTCCAACAAAAAAGGCTGGTTGTGTGGGTTGAAGAAGCGTCGCAATACTATTGCTTCCTAACATAACAACTACTGAAGACATGGTGGGTCTATTGGCTGGATCTTGTTGGACGCAAAGCAATCCGATATGTATGCACTTCAACACTTCGATTGATTCTGATGAATTTGCAAGTGATGGGTCCATGAGTTGTAATGCTTGCCCTTCATTCCATAGTTGCCATGCCTGCACATTATTACAAGAAATTGGAACTGAAACTTTTTTCAGTTATATATGCTTCTTGTTATAAGAAAGGTGGATAGTTAAGAACATACAAGAGTGAGGAGGTTGTAATCGTCTTCAGATACGCAACGGCTAGTGCTCTTTTTCCCACTTATTATCTCTAACAATAGTACTCCAAAACTATATACATCAGACTTCATAGAAAATAGTCCATCCATGACATATTCTGGAGCCATATATCCACTGTTTTAGAATAAATCATCAtaagaattttcaagataaatgatgagaataattacatttattttaagACCATTAATACTttatgaaaatagaaatgacAAATTACTTACTGTGTTCCAACTACTCTCTTTGTTTTGGCTTCACTTTGATCTCCTCCAAAAATTCTTGCCATTCCAAAGTCTGATATTTTGGGATTCATCTCGCTATCCAATAAAATATTGTTAGCTTTAAGATCTCTATGAATTACTCTGAGTCGAGAATCCTCGTGTAAGTACAAAATGCCACAGGCAATTCCATTAATAATGAGAAGACGTCTATTCCAGTCTAGTTCCACAGCTTTAGTTGAATCTAACAATTAAACACCAAACAATATTCAAGTTAATtcagattttaaaaaattagttctCAATAGTAATTTGGTTGTATTAACATTAGATTGGTTACCAAAAAGCCAGACATCTAAGCTTTTGTTGGGCATGTACTCATAAACGAGCAATGACTCGTTCCCCTCTAAGCAACAACCAAGGAGTTTGACAAGATTCCTATGTTGTAATCTTGCAATCAAAGTAACTTCATTCTTAAACTCTTCTAATCCTTGGCCAGAAGTTGTTGAGAGCCTCTTAACCGCGATCTCCCGGCCATCCAATAATGTACCCTGTAACCAATTTTCAGTTCACAGAATTCATTACTATTGAAGTGATTGGTGCTCATGAGAAGAGATTATTCAAAGTTTGATATTGTCAACAATgatgataataaatatataggaAACATAGTTACCTTGTAAACCGAACCAAACCCTCCTTCTCCAAGCTTATTTTGCTCAGAAAAATGCGATGTGGCTGCAAGTATAACATCCAGTTGGATGGTAagaaactcttgagattttgtTTGATCAGTGTTGTGGTCATGGCCAAGCATTTCTCCTCTCAAGCTCAATAATTGAACTTCTTGGCTACCTTCTTCCTCTACGTGGAAAACATAATTAATTGACATAATCGGTTGTACCAGGCTTGTGATAACCCTCGAGAGGGAAGGACTAACAATATTAATTacctttctctcttcctttcctGCTATATCTGTAAATATAATAAGCCATCAATGCTATCCCGAGCAATACCATTGATACACTTGTGCTGGTAAAGATGGTAACTCTTCTCCGTTTGCTTCCttctcaaaagaaaattaaacacTAGATTGTAAAGGTGATAGACTTTTTTTCTACTTTACTGGTGCATCAAACACAGAGACAGGGAGAACGCACCATTGGAGCCGTCGGCAGTGGGGATTGTTGGGGGAGAATGACCTAATTGAGGGCCCTCCAAGAAGGGAAGGGTCTCGTACCTTAGATTACAGCTCGGAGAGAAAACTCTCCCTCCTCTACTCACGTTTAGCGCCGAGATCTTAATCGCCTTCATAGCAGCCGACAAGCAATTCCGGCAATACGGCGGCGACAAGTCCGGCGTACACTGCACCATGCTGTACAACGTCTCAACAGTAGTGATGCCAGTTTCACTGCTTGCGTAATTGGTGTAATTAGGAGGATTGGAGGTCGCCAGATTGGTCAGATTGTGAAACACGCCGTCGAAAATGACACTGAAGTTTTCTGGGTTTATCCTATTATAAGCGCTATACCGAACGAATCTTGGCGATGGCTCCACGGTGGAGAAGAAAGATCTGTTGGCGTAGCGAATCAAGCACTGATCGTACCATATAATTGCCTCCTTCTTGAAGCGACATTGCTTTACGATCTCCTTGCTTGCCATGTCGATGCAATTCCGGCAGTCTTTTAGCCCCACATCGCCTCTGCAGAGGTAGAGGCCGTAAACTTTGTCCGGCCCGTGGCCCTGAGTGTCGTTGGAGAAGATGGAGTTTTTGTTGTGAAGTGATCGGAGGAGGTGATCGAGGTTCCTTTCAAACTGGCTGCCGGCGGTGTACTTCGCGGTGTCTGGCCCGTCTGGGCATAATTGTCTCAATACTTCTAGCGCCGCTGCTCCTGCGATGGTCGTAGAGTTTGGCATAACAAGAAGCAGAGAACAAGGAAGGATGAAGAGAATCACAAGTGTTCCTAAGGGACACAGATTGGCTGCAGCCATGAATAACGCTATGATTAAGCAAGCTTCAAGTATGCTTTACCATGAGCTTATAAATTAGCCAAATTTGACTAAGGCGGCATACCCATCTCTTTCTTGGGAAAATTCGTTCCGACTTGTCAAGCAACAATTTTCCGTCGGAAGAAAGTTAAAACGACGGGGAATCTTCGTAGCCACTTGCCCACTCACAGGAAGACAGTGATACGaccaaataattttcataataattCTGCCCAACGTAAGCAAaacctatatttttatttttttataattatttaat from Diospyros lotus cultivar Yz01 chromosome 8, ASM1463336v1, whole genome shotgun sequence carries:
- the LOC127808919 gene encoding cysteine-rich receptor-like protein kinase 10, which translates into the protein MAAANLCPLGTLVILFILPCSLLLVMPNSTTIAGAAALEVLRQLCPDGPDTAKYTAGSQFERNLDHLLRSLHNKNSIFSNDTQGHGPDKVYGLYLCRGDVGLKDCRNCIDMASKEIVKQCRFKKEAIIWYDQCLIRYANRSFFSTVEPSPRFVRYSAYNRINPENFSVIFDGVFHNLTNLATSNPPNYTNYASSETGITTVETLYSMVQCTPDLSPPYCRNCLSAAMKAIKISALNVSRGGRVFSPSCNLRYETLPFLEGPQLGHSPPTIPTADGSNGSKRRRVTIFTSTSVSMVLLGIALMAYYIYRYSRKGREKEEEGSQEVQLLSLRGEMLGHDHNTDQTKSQEFLTIQLDVILAATSHFSEQNKLGEGGFGSVYKGTLLDGREIAVKRLSTTSGQGLEEFKNEVTLIARLQHRNLVKLLGCCLEGNESLLVYEYMPNKSLDVWLFDSTKAVELDWNRRLLIINGIACGILYLHEDSRLRVIHRDLKANNILLDSEMNPKISDFGMARIFGGDQSEAKTKRVVGTHGYMAPEYVMDGLFSMKSDVYSFGVLLLEIISGKKSTSRCVSEDDYNLLTLAWQLWNEGQALQLMDPSLANSSESIEVLKCIHIGLLCVQQDPANRPTMSSVVVMLGSNSIATLLQPTQPAFFVGRVVLGSIQTPISVNEVTVSTILPR